In Acanthopagrus latus isolate v.2019 chromosome 17, fAcaLat1.1, whole genome shotgun sequence, the following are encoded in one genomic region:
- the ddx61 gene encoding probable ATP-dependent RNA helicase ddx6, translating into MATARTANPAPMIGLNKPANGQFRGQTKPAGQLPGLLAPAQQPSGPMRMTSIPQSSGGIKFGDDWKKSLELPPKDTRMRTSDVTSTKGNEFEDYCLKRELLMGIFEMGWEKPSPIQEESIPIALSGRDILARAKNGTGKSGAYLIPLLERIDLKKDFIQAIVLVPTRELALQVSQISIQISKHLGGVKVMATTGGTNLRDDIMRLDETVHVVIATPGRILDLIKKGVAKVERAQMIVMDEADKLLSQDFVVIIEDIISFFPKERQILLYSATFPISVQKFMSKHLKKPYEINLMEELTLKGITQYYAYVTERQKVHCLNTLFSRLQINQSIIFCNSTQRVELLAKKITQLGYSCFYIHAKMMQEYRNRVFHDFRNGLCRNLVCTDLFTRGIDIQAVNVVINFDFPKSAETYLHRIGRSGRFGHLGLAINLITCDDRYNLKNIEDQLVTEIKPIPGSIDKSLYVAEFHSVDPDDEEDDDGIEGGAKIKEL; encoded by the exons ATGGCTACAGCAAGGACAGCAAACCCAGCGCCAATGATTGGATTGAATAAACCAGCAAATGGGCAGTTCAGAGGACAGACTAAGCCAGCTGGGCAACTGCCAGGACTCCTTGCACCTGCCCAGCAGCCCAGTGGCCCCATGAGAATGACCAGCATTCCTCAAAGCAGTGGGGGCATCAA GTTTGGCGATGACTGGAAGAAGTCCCTGGAGCTTCCTCCCAAAGATACCCGGATGAGAACTTCG GATGTGACATCAACCAAGGGAAATGAATTTGAAGACTACTGCCTGAAGCGGGAACTTCTAATGGGGATCTTTGAAATGGGATGGGAGAAACCCTCCCCTATCCAG GAGGAAAGTATCCCCATCGCTCTGTCAGGCAGAGATATCCTGGCTCGGGCAAAGAATGGCACAGGGAAAAGTGGAGCCTACCTCATCCCTCTCCTGGAAAGAATAGACCTGAAAAAGGATTTCATCCAAG CCATAGTATTGGTGCCAACAAGAGAGTTGGCCCTACAGGTGAGCCAAATCAGCATTCAGATCAGCAAGCACCTCGGAGGGGTCAAGGTCATGGCTACCACAGGTGGCACCAACTTGAGGGATGACATAATGCGTCTTGATGAGACAG TGCATGTAGTGATTGCTACACCAGGCAGGATACTAGACCTGATCAAGAAGGGTGTGGCAAAAGTGGAGAGGGCCCAAATGATAGTCATGGATGAG GCAGATAAACTGCTGTCCCAGGACTTTGTGGTCATAATTGAAGATATTATCAGCTTCTTTCCAAAGGAACGTCAGATCCTGCTTTACTCTGCCACTTTTCCCATCAGTGTGCAAAAATTCATG AGCAAGCACCTGAAGAAGCCTTACGAGATCAACCTGATGGAGGAGCTGACGTTGAAGGGCATCACTCAGTACTATGCCTATGTGACTGAAAGACAGAAGGTCCACTGTCTCAACACACTCTTTTCCAGG CTTCAGATCAATCAGTCGATCATCTTCTGTAACTCCACCCAGAGGGTTGAGCTTCTGGCCAAGAAAATCACCCAACTGGGCTATTCTTGCTTCTACATTCATGCAAAAATGATGCAGGAATACAGGAACCGCGTGTTCCACGACTTCAGGAATGGATTGTGCAGGAACCTGGTCTGCACAG ACCTTTTCACAAGGGGAATCGACATCCAGGCTGTGAATGTGGTCATCAATTTTGACTTCCCCAAAAGCGCAGAGACCTACCTGCACCGCATTGGCAGATCAG ggCGTTTTGGTCACCTGGGTCTGGCTATCAATCTGATAACCTGTGACGACCGCTACAACCTGAAGAACATCGAGGATCAACTGGTTACTGAAATTAAGCCCATCCCAGGCAGCATCGATAAGAGCCTGTATGTGGCAGAGTTTCACTCTGTTGACccagatgatgaggaggatgatgatggcaTCGAAGGTGGAGCCAAAATCAAGGAACTGTGA
- the LOC119005322 gene encoding meprin A subunit beta-like isoform X3: protein MRGLIFLVVNLAISLAFTINPDELEIGEIGGEKNITDINNESSLPDDILEPPNLQRSAIIDEDRLWTSPVPYVLDNDLEMNAKGVILKAMEQFRLKSCIDFKPKDSEDYYISVQKLGGCFSYIGKQLPNGQTLSIGRFCDEISTVEHEILHALGFFHEQSRYDRDDFVTILFKNIKEGFENNFRLVDKSRSTTNGVPYDYWSVMHYNQYAFNNGSEKTIITKDPSFQDVIGQRLEMSPSDVLELNRLYKCKSTIAFKMYCGFSNGTMCHMSNCSQSGSSWEMVTRADGGPSSDHTSLPSGNSTPQGPNTSSFMHASTASGTEGDSAWLETQRMSSNRECQIQCLQFYYYHSGNELDVLNIWLREFQDEWDSQGSLRLVGQITGPQTSHWQLHHVSLNATKHFQVEFEARKGAGSSSGGFSIDDINLSEVECPHVTMQFDDFEKLLNTSKYGTTILSPRQYSTGGYAYRVGIKLSKTFVGIFVQLLSGKNDKQLQWPCPQRQVTFQMLDQTPNIQQHMSKQRSITTDLSTISNGAFRWGNPRDVGTPFVDENNETIFAGPASGRNFFTDLEEMRSRQFIKGGSVVFAFSFHDLTPLLKGSVLPCPKVGPVEIRHPQRDLNKAPCSTRIGPTSGPSPPTTASTTTEGDDSIFGFSPGLLASPVLTFLLALMLMTA from the exons ATGAGGGGCctcatttttcttgttgtcaACTTGGCCATCTCATTAGCGTTCACCATAAATCCA GATGAACTAGAGATAGGGG aAATCGGTGGAGAAAAGAACATCACGGACATAAACAACG AGTCATCATTACCTGATGATATTTTGGAG cCACCGAACCTGCAAAGGAGTGCCATTATTGATGAGGACAGACTATGGACATCCCCGGTACCATATGTCCTGGATAATGACCTTG AGATGAACGCTAAAGGAGTCATCCTAAAAGCCATGGAACAGTTCAGGCTGAAGTCATGCATTGACTTCAAGCCAAAGGACTCTGAGGATTATTACATTTCTGTCCAAAAGTTAGGCGG atgtttttcaTATATTGGTAAACAACTTCCCAACGGACAGACACTCTCCATCGGGAGATTCTGTGATGAAATTTCTACCGTTGAACACGAGATCCTCCACGCTCTTGGCTTTTTCCATGAGCAGTCCAGATACGACAGAGATGACTTTGTGACAATTTTATTCAAGAACATCAAAGAAG GTTTTGAGAACAATTTCAGACTTGTTGACAAGAGCAGAAGCACCACCAATGGAGTCCCATATGACTACTGGTCGGTGATGCACTACAACCAGTATGCATTCAACAATGGCAGTGAGAAAACGATTATCACCAAAGATCCGTCTTTCCAGGATGTTATTGGTCAGAGACTGGAAATGAGTCCCAGTGATGTTCTGGAGCTGAACCGCCTCTACAAATGCA AGTCAACCATTGCATTCAAGATGTACTGTGGCTTTTCTAACGGGACCATGTGTCACATGAGTAACTGTTCACAGAGTGGCAGCAGCTGGGAAATGGTAACTCGTGCTGATGGGGGTCCTAGCTCTGACCACACCAGTCTACCCAGTGGCAACAGTACTCCTCAGG GTCCAAACACAAGTTCATTCATGCATGCTAGCACAGCATCGGGTACGGAGGGTGACTCGGCCTGGCTCGAGACCCAAAGGATGAGCTCCAACAGGGAATGTCAAATCCAGTGTCTCCAGTTCTACTATTACCACAGCGGGAACGAGTTGGATGTACTGAATATCTGGTTGAGAGAGTTTCAAGATGAATGGGACTCCCAGGGATCCCTCCGCCTCGTCGGACAGATCACTG GTCCTCAAACATCCCACTGGCAGCTCCATCACGTTTCACTCAACGCCACAAAGCACTTCCAGGTGGAGTTTGAGGCTCGTAAAGGAGCGGGAAGCTCTTCAGGAGGCTTCTCAATTGATGACATCAATCTGTCCGAGGTCGAATGTCCACACGTAACCATGCAGTTTGACGATTTTGAGAAACTTTTGAACACTAGTAAATATGGAACCACCATACTCAGCCCACGGCAGTACTCCACAGGGGGCTATGCTTATAGGGTTGGGATTAAGCTGTCCAAGACATTCGTCGGAATCTTTGTGCAACTCTTATCtggaaaaaatgacaaacagctgcagtggcCTTGCCCACAGAGGCAGGTGACCTTCCAGATGCTGGATCAGACCCCCAACATCCAGCAGCACATGTCCAAGCAAAGGAGTATCACAACTGACCTATCCACCATCTCCAATG GAGCCTTTCGTTGGGGCAACCCTCGTGACGTCGGAACTCCGTTTGTCGATGagaataatgaaaccatctTCGCCGGACCTGCAAGTGGCAGAAATTTTTTCACAGATTTGGAAGAAATGAGATCAAGACAGTTCATCAAGGGGGGGAGTGTTGTTTTTGCCTTCAGCTTCCACG aTCTCACTCCTCTGCTTAAGGGGAGCGTTCTGCCATGTCCTAAAGTGGGACCAGTGGAGATTAGACATCCTCAGAGAGATCTGAATAAAGCCCCGTGCTCAACACG GATAGGACCCACATCTGGTCCTTCTCCGCCAAcaacagcatcaacaacaacagaggggGATGACAG CATTTTTGGCTTCTCTCCCGGTTTGCTTGCTTCTCCTGTCCTTACCTTCCTGCTGGCATTGATGCTGATGACAGCTTGA
- the LOC119005322 gene encoding meprin A subunit beta-like isoform X1: MQTVRLPQDYSLGHATRMRGLIFIVVNLAVSSAFTINPDELEIGEIGGEKNITDINNESSLPDDILEPPNLQRSAIIDEDRLWTSPVPYVLDNDLEMNAKGVILKAMEQFRLKSCIDFKPKDSEDYYISVQKLGGCFSYIGKQLPNGQTLSIGRFCDEISTVEHEILHALGFFHEQSRYDRDDFVTILFKNIKEGFENNFRLVDKSRSTTNGVPYDYWSVMHYNQYAFNNGSEKTIITKDPSFQDVIGQRLEMSPSDVLELNRLYKCKSTIAFKMYCGFSNGTMCHMSNCSQSGSSWEMVTRADGGPSSDHTSLPSGNSTPQGPNTSSFMHASTASGTEGDSAWLETQRMSSNRECQIQCLQFYYYHSGNELDVLNIWLREFQDEWDSQGSLRLVGQITGPQTSHWQLHHVSLNATKHFQVEFEARKGAGSSSGGFSIDDINLSEVECPHVTMQFDDFEKLLNTSKYGTTILSPRQYSTGGYAYRVGIKLSKTFVGIFVQLLSGKNDKQLQWPCPQRQVTFQMLDQTPNIQQHMSKQRSITTDLSTISNGAFRWGNPRDVGTPFVDENNETIFAGPASGRNFFTDLEEMRSRQFIKGGSVVFAFSFHDLTPLLKGSVLPCPKVGPVEIRHPQRDLNKAPCSTRIGPTSGPSPPTTASTTTEGDDSIFGFSPGLLASPVLTFLLALMLMTA, translated from the exons ATGCAGACAGTAAGGCTGCCACAAGATTACAG TTTGGGCCACGCGACAAGAATGAGGGGcctcatttttattgttgtgaacTTGGCCGTTTCATCAGCGTTCACCATAAATCCA GATGAACTAGAGATAGGGG aAATCGGTGGAGAAAAGAACATCACGGACATAAACAACG AGTCATCATTACCTGATGATATTTTGGAG cCACCGAACCTGCAAAGGAGTGCCATTATTGATGAGGACAGACTATGGACATCCCCGGTACCATATGTCCTGGATAATGACCTTG AGATGAACGCTAAAGGAGTCATCCTAAAAGCCATGGAACAGTTCAGGCTGAAGTCATGCATTGACTTCAAGCCAAAGGACTCTGAGGATTATTACATTTCTGTCCAAAAGTTAGGCGG atgtttttcaTATATTGGTAAACAACTTCCCAACGGACAGACACTCTCCATCGGGAGATTCTGTGATGAAATTTCTACCGTTGAACACGAGATCCTCCACGCTCTTGGCTTTTTCCATGAGCAGTCCAGATACGACAGAGATGACTTTGTGACAATTTTATTCAAGAACATCAAAGAAG GTTTTGAGAACAATTTCAGACTTGTTGACAAGAGCAGAAGCACCACCAATGGAGTCCCATATGACTACTGGTCGGTGATGCACTACAACCAGTATGCATTCAACAATGGCAGTGAGAAAACGATTATCACCAAAGATCCGTCTTTCCAGGATGTTATTGGTCAGAGACTGGAAATGAGTCCCAGTGATGTTCTGGAGCTGAACCGCCTCTACAAATGCA AGTCAACCATTGCATTCAAGATGTACTGTGGCTTTTCTAACGGGACCATGTGTCACATGAGTAACTGTTCACAGAGTGGCAGCAGCTGGGAAATGGTAACTCGTGCTGATGGGGGTCCTAGCTCTGACCACACCAGTCTACCCAGTGGCAACAGTACTCCTCAGG GTCCAAACACAAGTTCATTCATGCATGCTAGCACAGCATCGGGTACGGAGGGTGACTCGGCCTGGCTCGAGACCCAAAGGATGAGCTCCAACAGGGAATGTCAAATCCAGTGTCTCCAGTTCTACTATTACCACAGCGGGAACGAGTTGGATGTACTGAATATCTGGTTGAGAGAGTTTCAAGATGAATGGGACTCCCAGGGATCCCTCCGCCTCGTCGGACAGATCACTG GTCCTCAAACATCCCACTGGCAGCTCCATCACGTTTCACTCAACGCCACAAAGCACTTCCAGGTGGAGTTTGAGGCTCGTAAAGGAGCGGGAAGCTCTTCAGGAGGCTTCTCAATTGATGACATCAATCTGTCCGAGGTCGAATGTCCACACGTAACCATGCAGTTTGACGATTTTGAGAAACTTTTGAACACTAGTAAATATGGAACCACCATACTCAGCCCACGGCAGTACTCCACAGGGGGCTATGCTTATAGGGTTGGGATTAAGCTGTCCAAGACATTCGTCGGAATCTTTGTGCAACTCTTATCtggaaaaaatgacaaacagctgcagtggcCTTGCCCACAGAGGCAGGTGACCTTCCAGATGCTGGATCAGACCCCCAACATCCAGCAGCACATGTCCAAGCAAAGGAGTATCACAACTGACCTATCCACCATCTCCAATG GAGCCTTTCGTTGGGGCAACCCTCGTGACGTCGGAACTCCGTTTGTCGATGagaataatgaaaccatctTCGCCGGACCTGCAAGTGGCAGAAATTTTTTCACAGATTTGGAAGAAATGAGATCAAGACAGTTCATCAAGGGGGGGAGTGTTGTTTTTGCCTTCAGCTTCCACG aTCTCACTCCTCTGCTTAAGGGGAGCGTTCTGCCATGTCCTAAAGTGGGACCAGTGGAGATTAGACATCCTCAGAGAGATCTGAATAAAGCCCCGTGCTCAACACG GATAGGACCCACATCTGGTCCTTCTCCGCCAAcaacagcatcaacaacaacagaggggGATGACAG CATTTTTGGCTTCTCTCCCGGTTTGCTTGCTTCTCCTGTCCTTACCTTCCTGCTGGCATTGATGCTGATGACAGCTTGA
- the tomm40 gene encoding mitochondrial import receptor subunit TOM40 homolog, which produces MGSVLAAASPSPAPAAAGGSQGVPGLVSVPPGFTMPSVSSVPPASGSDTADSESSLPNPGTYEECHRKCKEVFPLQMEGVRLVVNKGLSNHFQVSHTVTLSTLGESGYRFGSTYVGSKQTGPAESFPVMVGDMDNTGSLNAQIIHQLTSAVRSKIAIQTQQHKFVNWQCDMEYRGEDFTSAVTFGNPDVLVGSGILVTHYLQSITPALALGGELVYHRRPGEEGTVTSLLGRYTGDNYVATVTLGGAGAHATYYHKANDQLQIGVEFEASTRMQETTTSFGYQLDLPKANLLFKGTVDSNWVVGATLEKKLLPLPLTLALGAFLNHRKNKFQCGFGVTIG; this is translated from the exons ATGGGCAGTGTGTTGGCTGCCGCCTCCCCCAGTCCTGCCCCAGCTGCGGCTGGAGGCAGTCAAGGGGTCCCAGGGTTGGTGTCTGTCCCTCCAGGGTTCACTATGCCCTCAGTGTCTTCCGTCCCTCCAGCATCTGGATCAGACACAGCAGATTCAGAGTCCTCGCTCCCAAACCCAGGCACATATGAGGAGTGCCACCGCAAATGTAAAG AGGTGTTCCCTCTGCAGATGGAAGGGGTACGGTTAGTGGTCAACAAAGGCCTGAGTAACCACTTCCAGGTCAGCCATACTGTAACCCTCAGTACCCTCGGTGAATCTGGTTATCGGTTTGGTTCCACCTACGTAGGCAGTAAACAGACTGGACCAGCAGAG TCATTCCCAGTTATGGTTGGAGATATGGACAATACTGGCAGTCTGAATGCCCAGATCATCCACCAGCTTACATCTGCTGTACGCTCCAAAATAGCCATCCAA ACTCAGCAGCACAAGTTTGTGAATTGGCAGTGTGACATGGAGTATCGTGGTGAAGACTTCACCTCCGCTGTAACGTTCGGAAATCCAGACGTACTTGTTGGATCTG GAATTTTGGTGACCCATTATCTCCAGTCTATCACACCAGCACTGGCTCTGGGTGGTGAGCTTGTATACCACAGGAGACCAGGGGAGGAAGGAACTGTCACCTCCCTCTTGGGCAGGTACACAG GTGACAACTACGTAGCTACAGTGACCTTGGGAGGCGCAGGAGCTCATGCTACATACTATCACAAAGCCAATGATCAG TTGCAGATAGGAGTTGAGTTTGAAGCCAGCACGAGGATGCAAGAGACCACAACTTCCTTTGGTTACCAGTTGGACCTTCCCAAAGCTAACTTGCTCTTTAAAG GTACTGTTGACAGTAATTGGGTGGTTGGGGCAACCCTTGAGAAGAAACTGCTGCCGCTGCCTCTTACACTGGCCTTAGGGGCTTTCCTCAACCATCGCAAGAACAAGTTTCAGTGTGGCTTCGGTGTCACCATCGGCTAG
- the LOC119005322 gene encoding meprin A subunit beta-like isoform X2 → MQTVRLPQDYRMRGLIFIVVNLAVSSAFTINPDELEIGEIGGEKNITDINNESSLPDDILEPPNLQRSAIIDEDRLWTSPVPYVLDNDLEMNAKGVILKAMEQFRLKSCIDFKPKDSEDYYISVQKLGGCFSYIGKQLPNGQTLSIGRFCDEISTVEHEILHALGFFHEQSRYDRDDFVTILFKNIKEGFENNFRLVDKSRSTTNGVPYDYWSVMHYNQYAFNNGSEKTIITKDPSFQDVIGQRLEMSPSDVLELNRLYKCKSTIAFKMYCGFSNGTMCHMSNCSQSGSSWEMVTRADGGPSSDHTSLPSGNSTPQGPNTSSFMHASTASGTEGDSAWLETQRMSSNRECQIQCLQFYYYHSGNELDVLNIWLREFQDEWDSQGSLRLVGQITGPQTSHWQLHHVSLNATKHFQVEFEARKGAGSSSGGFSIDDINLSEVECPHVTMQFDDFEKLLNTSKYGTTILSPRQYSTGGYAYRVGIKLSKTFVGIFVQLLSGKNDKQLQWPCPQRQVTFQMLDQTPNIQQHMSKQRSITTDLSTISNGAFRWGNPRDVGTPFVDENNETIFAGPASGRNFFTDLEEMRSRQFIKGGSVVFAFSFHDLTPLLKGSVLPCPKVGPVEIRHPQRDLNKAPCSTRIGPTSGPSPPTTASTTTEGDDSIFGFSPGLLASPVLTFLLALMLMTA, encoded by the exons ATGCAGACAGTAAGGCTGCCACAAGATTACAG AATGAGGGGcctcatttttattgttgtgaacTTGGCCGTTTCATCAGCGTTCACCATAAATCCA GATGAACTAGAGATAGGGG aAATCGGTGGAGAAAAGAACATCACGGACATAAACAACG AGTCATCATTACCTGATGATATTTTGGAG cCACCGAACCTGCAAAGGAGTGCCATTATTGATGAGGACAGACTATGGACATCCCCGGTACCATATGTCCTGGATAATGACCTTG AGATGAACGCTAAAGGAGTCATCCTAAAAGCCATGGAACAGTTCAGGCTGAAGTCATGCATTGACTTCAAGCCAAAGGACTCTGAGGATTATTACATTTCTGTCCAAAAGTTAGGCGG atgtttttcaTATATTGGTAAACAACTTCCCAACGGACAGACACTCTCCATCGGGAGATTCTGTGATGAAATTTCTACCGTTGAACACGAGATCCTCCACGCTCTTGGCTTTTTCCATGAGCAGTCCAGATACGACAGAGATGACTTTGTGACAATTTTATTCAAGAACATCAAAGAAG GTTTTGAGAACAATTTCAGACTTGTTGACAAGAGCAGAAGCACCACCAATGGAGTCCCATATGACTACTGGTCGGTGATGCACTACAACCAGTATGCATTCAACAATGGCAGTGAGAAAACGATTATCACCAAAGATCCGTCTTTCCAGGATGTTATTGGTCAGAGACTGGAAATGAGTCCCAGTGATGTTCTGGAGCTGAACCGCCTCTACAAATGCA AGTCAACCATTGCATTCAAGATGTACTGTGGCTTTTCTAACGGGACCATGTGTCACATGAGTAACTGTTCACAGAGTGGCAGCAGCTGGGAAATGGTAACTCGTGCTGATGGGGGTCCTAGCTCTGACCACACCAGTCTACCCAGTGGCAACAGTACTCCTCAGG GTCCAAACACAAGTTCATTCATGCATGCTAGCACAGCATCGGGTACGGAGGGTGACTCGGCCTGGCTCGAGACCCAAAGGATGAGCTCCAACAGGGAATGTCAAATCCAGTGTCTCCAGTTCTACTATTACCACAGCGGGAACGAGTTGGATGTACTGAATATCTGGTTGAGAGAGTTTCAAGATGAATGGGACTCCCAGGGATCCCTCCGCCTCGTCGGACAGATCACTG GTCCTCAAACATCCCACTGGCAGCTCCATCACGTTTCACTCAACGCCACAAAGCACTTCCAGGTGGAGTTTGAGGCTCGTAAAGGAGCGGGAAGCTCTTCAGGAGGCTTCTCAATTGATGACATCAATCTGTCCGAGGTCGAATGTCCACACGTAACCATGCAGTTTGACGATTTTGAGAAACTTTTGAACACTAGTAAATATGGAACCACCATACTCAGCCCACGGCAGTACTCCACAGGGGGCTATGCTTATAGGGTTGGGATTAAGCTGTCCAAGACATTCGTCGGAATCTTTGTGCAACTCTTATCtggaaaaaatgacaaacagctgcagtggcCTTGCCCACAGAGGCAGGTGACCTTCCAGATGCTGGATCAGACCCCCAACATCCAGCAGCACATGTCCAAGCAAAGGAGTATCACAACTGACCTATCCACCATCTCCAATG GAGCCTTTCGTTGGGGCAACCCTCGTGACGTCGGAACTCCGTTTGTCGATGagaataatgaaaccatctTCGCCGGACCTGCAAGTGGCAGAAATTTTTTCACAGATTTGGAAGAAATGAGATCAAGACAGTTCATCAAGGGGGGGAGTGTTGTTTTTGCCTTCAGCTTCCACG aTCTCACTCCTCTGCTTAAGGGGAGCGTTCTGCCATGTCCTAAAGTGGGACCAGTGGAGATTAGACATCCTCAGAGAGATCTGAATAAAGCCCCGTGCTCAACACG GATAGGACCCACATCTGGTCCTTCTCCGCCAAcaacagcatcaacaacaacagaggggGATGACAG CATTTTTGGCTTCTCTCCCGGTTTGCTTGCTTCTCCTGTCCTTACCTTCCTGCTGGCATTGATGCTGATGACAGCTTGA